The proteins below are encoded in one region of Microbacterium pygmaeum:
- a CDS encoding shikimate kinase, giving the protein MTSPDRAALVFVGPMGAGKSSIGRKVARELGVAFTDTDTMIVREHGPIPALFAAQGEEHFRSLERSAVVAALAAGGVVALGGGAVLDPHTRADLAHHRVVLLTVAPEIVKARIGGANRPLLSGGDAVARWEQIYAQRRALYDEVADITFDSSIGHVSAVAAAIARWARENDVTTDSRPTPEASA; this is encoded by the coding sequence ATGACCTCGCCTGATCGGGCGGCACTGGTCTTCGTCGGCCCGATGGGGGCGGGCAAGAGCAGCATCGGCAGAAAGGTCGCGCGCGAGCTCGGAGTCGCGTTCACCGACACGGACACGATGATCGTCCGCGAGCACGGACCGATCCCGGCCCTGTTCGCCGCGCAGGGCGAGGAGCATTTCCGCTCCCTCGAGCGATCCGCCGTGGTCGCCGCGCTGGCCGCAGGCGGCGTGGTCGCCCTCGGCGGCGGCGCGGTACTGGATCCGCACACGCGTGCCGACCTCGCGCACCACCGGGTGGTGCTGCTGACCGTCGCGCCCGAGATCGTCAAGGCGCGCATCGGCGGCGCCAACCGTCCGCTGCTGTCCGGCGGCGACGCGGTCGCGCGCTGGGAGCAGATCTACGCCCAGCGCCGAGCACTGTACGACGAAGTCGCCGACATCACCTTCGATTCCTCGATCGGCCACGTCTCGGCGGTGGCGGCCGCCATCGCGCGCTGGGCGCGCGAGAACGACGTCACGACCGATTCCCGACCTACTCCGGAGGCCAGCGCGTGA
- the aroB gene encoding 3-dehydroquinate synthase translates to MSEHTIISVAGDSPYDITVGRGILPHVGDALAPSVRKVLVVHPPTLATEAGALRALLMADGTREVLLAEIPDAEQGKRVEVAAFCWQVMGQADFTRTDAVVGFGGGAVTDLAGFVAATWLRGVQLVQVPTTVLGMVDAAVGGKTGINTAEGKNLVGAFWPPRAVVCDLDTLETLSPNERVAGFAEVVKAGFIWYPEILDLIEADPVAATDPRTDAFRRCIELAIEMKARVVGEDLREAGLREVLNYGHTLGHAIEHAERYRWRHGAAISVGMVFAAELSRLAGRLPDAVAQRHRGILELLGLPTTYRPGGWPQLLATMQRDKKSRGGMLRFIVLDDLARPTVLQAPDESLLFAAYQEVAG, encoded by the coding sequence GTGAGCGAGCACACGATCATCTCGGTGGCGGGCGATTCGCCCTACGACATCACGGTGGGTCGCGGCATCCTTCCCCACGTCGGCGATGCCCTGGCGCCCTCGGTGCGCAAGGTCCTCGTGGTGCACCCGCCCACGCTGGCGACCGAGGCCGGCGCGCTGCGCGCTCTCCTGATGGCCGACGGGACCCGCGAGGTGCTGCTTGCAGAGATCCCCGACGCCGAACAGGGCAAGCGCGTCGAGGTCGCCGCGTTCTGCTGGCAGGTCATGGGTCAAGCCGACTTCACCCGTACCGATGCGGTCGTCGGCTTCGGCGGGGGAGCGGTCACCGACCTCGCCGGCTTCGTCGCAGCGACCTGGCTGCGCGGCGTTCAGCTGGTCCAGGTCCCCACCACCGTCCTCGGGATGGTGGATGCGGCCGTGGGCGGCAAGACCGGCATCAACACCGCCGAGGGCAAGAACCTCGTGGGCGCGTTCTGGCCGCCGCGCGCGGTCGTCTGCGACCTGGACACGCTGGAGACCCTGTCGCCCAACGAGCGGGTCGCCGGCTTCGCCGAAGTGGTCAAGGCCGGCTTCATCTGGTATCCGGAGATCCTCGACCTGATCGAGGCCGATCCGGTGGCGGCGACCGATCCGAGGACGGACGCGTTCCGCCGGTGCATCGAGCTGGCCATCGAGATGAAGGCGCGGGTGGTGGGAGAGGACCTGCGCGAAGCGGGCCTGCGCGAAGTGCTGAACTACGGGCACACCCTCGGCCACGCGATCGAGCACGCCGAGCGATACCGCTGGCGTCACGGCGCCGCCATCTCGGTCGGCATGGTGTTCGCCGCCGAGCTGTCCCGCCTGGCCGGGCGCCTTCCGGATGCCGTGGCCCAGCGCCACCGCGGCATCCTCGAGCTCCTCGGACTGCCCACGACCTATCGGCCGGGCGGGTGGCCGCAGCTGCTGGCGACCATGCAGCGCGACAAGAAGAGCCGTGGCGGGATGCTGCGCTTCATCGTCCTCGATGACCTGGCGCGACCCACCGTGCTGCAGGCGCCCGACGAGTCGCTCCTGTTCGCCGCGTACCAGGAAGTGGCCGGCTGA
- a CDS encoding type II 3-dehydroquinate dehydratase, with protein sequence MTTPRRLLLVNGPNLNLLGTREPEIYGSQTLHDVEALTARTAAEFGFEVRSVQSNHEGVLLDAIHAAREDCAGIVINPGGLTHTSVVLRDALSGVALPVAEVHISDVLAREEFRHLSYVKDIAVVHVIGEGVSGYRTAVIRLLEVITGRAEG encoded by the coding sequence GTGACGACACCCCGCCGCCTGCTCCTCGTGAACGGTCCGAACCTCAATCTGCTCGGCACGCGGGAGCCGGAGATCTACGGTTCGCAGACGCTGCACGACGTCGAGGCGCTCACCGCGCGGACGGCGGCCGAGTTCGGCTTCGAGGTGCGCAGCGTCCAGAGCAATCACGAGGGCGTGCTGCTGGATGCCATCCACGCCGCCCGCGAGGACTGCGCGGGCATCGTGATCAACCCCGGCGGGCTGACGCACACCTCCGTCGTCCTGCGCGATGCGCTGTCCGGCGTCGCACTGCCCGTGGCGGAGGTGCACATCTCCGACGTGCTCGCGCGCGAGGAGTTCCGGCACCTCTCGTACGTCAAGGACATCGCCGTCGTGCACGTGATCGGCGAGGGCGTGAGCGGCTATCGCACCGCGGTGATCCGCCTTCTGGAGGTCATCACCGGGCGCGCGGAGGGCTGA
- the efp gene encoding elongation factor P has product MASTADIRNGVVLSIDGQLWNVIEFQHVKPGKGGAFVRTKLKNVVSGKTVDRTYNAGAKIEIENVDRRDFTYLYNDGEGFVFMDVADYDQLTVPATVVGEAANFLLENQQVQIALNNGNPLYVELPASVVLEITYTEPGLQGDRSSAGTKPATVETGYEIQVPLFLETGTKVKVDTRTGDYLGRVN; this is encoded by the coding sequence ATGGCATCCACCGCAGACATCCGCAACGGCGTCGTCCTCAGCATCGACGGCCAGCTGTGGAACGTCATCGAGTTCCAGCACGTCAAGCCCGGCAAGGGCGGCGCCTTCGTGCGCACCAAGCTGAAGAACGTGGTCTCCGGCAAGACCGTGGATCGCACCTACAATGCGGGCGCGAAGATCGAGATCGAGAACGTCGACCGCCGCGACTTCACCTACCTTTACAACGACGGTGAAGGCTTCGTCTTCATGGACGTCGCCGACTACGACCAGCTGACCGTCCCCGCCACCGTCGTCGGCGAGGCCGCCAACTTCCTCCTGGAGAACCAGCAGGTCCAGATCGCCCTCAACAACGGCAATCCGCTGTACGTCGAACTGCCCGCATCGGTCGTGCTGGAGATCACCTACACCGAGCCCGGCCTGCAGGGGGATCGCTCATCGGCGGGCACCAAGCCCGCCACAGTGGAGACCGGCTACGAGATCCAGGTGCCGCTGTTCCTCGAGACCGGCACGAAGGTCAAGGTCGACACCCGCACGGGCGACTACCTCGGTCGCGTGAACTGA
- the nusB gene encoding transcription antitermination factor NusB produces MSARTKARKRALDILFQSDIRGDDLGTTLAAEAKRAAAEPSRETSWLYAREIVDGVIDNRDEIDEQITTFAKDWSLARMPAVDRALLRMAVWEILYNDEVPTGVAIDEAVELAKEFSTDDSGAFVNGVLGRIARSS; encoded by the coding sequence TTGAGCGCTCGCACGAAGGCGCGCAAACGCGCGCTCGACATCCTCTTCCAGTCCGACATCCGCGGCGACGACCTGGGCACCACGCTCGCTGCCGAAGCGAAGCGGGCCGCCGCGGAACCCTCCCGCGAAACCTCGTGGCTCTATGCGCGCGAGATCGTCGACGGCGTCATCGACAACCGCGACGAGATCGACGAGCAGATCACGACGTTCGCGAAGGACTGGTCGCTGGCACGGATGCCCGCCGTCGATCGCGCCCTGCTGCGGATGGCCGTCTGGGAGATCCTCTACAATGACGAGGTCCCGACCGGCGTCGCGATCGACGAGGCCGTCGAGCTCGCCAAGGAATTCTCCACCGACGACTCCGGAGCGTTCGTCAACGGCGTGCTCGGGCGCATCGCGCGCTCGTCCTGA
- a CDS encoding DEAD/DEAH box helicase: MVTPHVNVDAIRRAADGGGFERGLAYFRRGAVQAVRWEPERSEILGRVSGSDAHSYTCSIRLDLARTAQPILLTTCSCPMRTGCKHVVASLLACHAVAESETRSRSVLTAGDAATRSHSSARPTAPAWRSLVESQPSREHSSGALALGFELRQRQSAAAVRWETRRTFAVTPQSLNGTQDDLSIGMRPLMRSPQTGKWIKGHASWDAVRRSGEAFPPEQVRWFAEFHSIARDVFALGAFVDTGEWLTLDTVASGLLWPHLRAAGSVGIPLVPTQDFLSLRLAQHAAASVQIGRADEETDAGGLRVSAVVRVDAETVDAASVRPISRSGIYAFAIVGDRIDLTLAPLEVSSPVLALLRARGRIEVPAADAGEFLRTIPSAIARQSEVNTTGGIEIPSAVPPVPVLSVEFRPGAGVEYVFRWDYAGAAGFEADDVADAPPERDLAAEAAEWTRIEAVWPRTGEAVPAQRGILRDVAAAEFSARVIPALQRHGVRLETVGTRPRYRELTGIPEITVSTVESTDPDWFDLGVLVTIDGRRIPFTPLFTALSRGRKKILLSDGAYFSLAHPALDRLRELVSEAAELTEWETGPRISRYQSALWSDFEDLADEALPAVTWRTTAEGLRDVERIDPTPPPAGLGAELRPYQQSGFDWLAFLWRHRLGGILADDMGLGKTLQMLALIAHARDNGERRPFLVIAPTSVTGTWAEESARFVPGLRVAGIDATRAKRDASVADIAGTADLVVTSYALLRLAEGEFADVEWAGLVLDEAQFVKNAQTKLHRAARAVRADVTYAITGTPLENSLTDLWSLLSLTAPGLFASARRFREEYVGPIEKGKVPENEEGGPFRAKRLERLRSRIRPLVLRRTKESVAADLPAKQEQLLHIEMQPAHRALYDAVLQRERQKVLGLLDDLDRNRFIVFRSLTLLRMLSLSPALVDPDHADIASSKLDALVEHLREVAAEGHRALVFSQFTSFLGQVGARLEREGLAHVLLDGSTRHRQRVIDGFRGGEAPVFLISLKAGGFGLTLTEADYVFLLDPWWNPAAEAQAVDRAHRIGQTRAVMVYRMIATGTIEEKVMALQQRKSRLFQAVLDDGGAFAGTLTAEDIRALLDG; the protein is encoded by the coding sequence ATGGTGACGCCGCATGTGAATGTGGACGCCATCCGCCGCGCCGCGGACGGTGGCGGCTTCGAGCGCGGCCTGGCGTACTTCCGCCGCGGTGCCGTGCAGGCGGTGCGCTGGGAACCCGAGCGCAGCGAGATCCTCGGCCGGGTCAGCGGAAGCGACGCGCACAGCTACACCTGCTCCATCCGGCTCGACCTCGCACGCACGGCCCAGCCGATTCTGCTCACCACCTGCAGCTGCCCGATGCGCACCGGCTGCAAGCATGTGGTCGCCAGCCTCCTGGCGTGCCATGCGGTCGCGGAATCGGAAACCCGGTCCAGGTCCGTGCTGACTGCCGGTGACGCCGCAACGCGATCGCACAGCTCCGCCCGACCGACGGCGCCGGCATGGCGGTCGCTCGTCGAGTCGCAACCGAGCAGGGAGCACTCGAGCGGCGCCCTGGCGCTCGGCTTCGAGCTGCGTCAGCGGCAGTCCGCTGCCGCCGTCCGATGGGAGACGCGGCGCACGTTCGCCGTGACACCGCAGTCTTTGAACGGCACGCAGGATGACCTCTCGATCGGGATGCGTCCGCTGATGCGCAGCCCGCAGACCGGGAAGTGGATCAAAGGACACGCGTCGTGGGACGCCGTGCGCCGGTCGGGAGAGGCCTTCCCCCCGGAGCAGGTCAGGTGGTTCGCCGAGTTCCACAGCATCGCGCGCGACGTCTTCGCGCTCGGCGCGTTCGTCGACACCGGCGAATGGCTCACCCTCGACACCGTCGCATCGGGCCTCCTCTGGCCGCATCTGCGCGCCGCCGGATCGGTCGGCATCCCACTCGTTCCGACGCAGGACTTCCTGAGCCTGCGTCTCGCGCAGCACGCGGCGGCCAGTGTGCAGATCGGCCGCGCCGACGAGGAGACGGATGCCGGGGGCCTCCGGGTCTCGGCGGTGGTGCGCGTCGACGCAGAGACCGTGGATGCGGCATCCGTCCGCCCGATCTCGAGGTCCGGCATCTACGCCTTCGCCATCGTGGGGGATCGGATCGATCTGACACTCGCGCCGCTCGAGGTGAGCTCGCCCGTTCTCGCGCTGCTCCGCGCGCGCGGGCGCATCGAGGTCCCCGCCGCCGACGCCGGAGAGTTCCTGCGCACCATCCCATCGGCGATCGCTCGTCAGAGCGAGGTGAACACGACGGGCGGCATTGAGATCCCGTCGGCGGTTCCGCCTGTGCCGGTGCTGTCCGTCGAATTCCGCCCGGGCGCCGGGGTCGAGTACGTCTTCCGGTGGGACTACGCAGGCGCTGCGGGGTTCGAGGCAGACGACGTCGCCGATGCGCCGCCGGAGCGCGACCTGGCTGCGGAGGCCGCCGAATGGACGCGGATCGAGGCCGTCTGGCCGCGAACGGGCGAGGCGGTGCCGGCGCAGCGCGGCATCCTCCGCGACGTCGCCGCCGCCGAGTTCTCGGCGCGGGTGATCCCGGCACTGCAGCGGCACGGAGTGCGCCTGGAGACGGTCGGCACCCGCCCGCGGTACCGCGAACTCACCGGCATCCCCGAGATCACCGTCTCGACCGTGGAGAGCACGGATCCGGACTGGTTCGACCTCGGCGTCCTGGTGACCATCGACGGTCGCAGGATCCCGTTCACGCCGCTGTTCACCGCACTCAGCCGCGGCCGGAAGAAGATCCTGCTCTCGGACGGCGCCTATTTCTCACTCGCCCACCCCGCGCTGGACCGCCTTCGCGAGCTCGTCTCGGAGGCCGCCGAGCTGACCGAGTGGGAGACCGGTCCTCGGATCAGCCGCTACCAGAGCGCACTGTGGTCCGATTTCGAGGACCTCGCAGACGAAGCGCTGCCGGCGGTGACCTGGCGGACCACCGCCGAGGGGCTGCGCGATGTCGAGCGCATCGATCCGACACCGCCACCTGCGGGCCTCGGGGCTGAACTGCGCCCCTACCAGCAGAGCGGGTTCGACTGGCTCGCGTTCCTCTGGCGGCACCGGCTCGGCGGCATCCTCGCCGACGACATGGGCCTCGGCAAGACCCTGCAGATGCTGGCGCTGATCGCCCACGCCCGCGACAACGGCGAGCGCCGCCCGTTCCTGGTCATCGCGCCCACCTCGGTCACCGGCACATGGGCGGAGGAGTCGGCGCGGTTCGTTCCCGGCCTGCGTGTCGCCGGAATCGACGCCACCCGCGCGAAGCGCGACGCGTCCGTCGCAGACATCGCCGGGACAGCCGACCTCGTCGTGACCTCCTACGCGCTGCTGCGGCTGGCTGAGGGCGAATTCGCAGACGTGGAGTGGGCCGGCCTGGTGCTGGATGAAGCGCAGTTCGTCAAGAACGCGCAGACCAAGCTGCATCGCGCCGCCCGTGCCGTCCGCGCAGACGTGACGTACGCGATCACCGGGACCCCTCTTGAGAACAGCCTCACCGATCTCTGGTCGTTGCTGTCGCTGACCGCGCCCGGGCTCTTCGCCTCCGCGCGCCGCTTCCGCGAGGAGTACGTCGGTCCGATCGAGAAGGGAAAGGTCCCCGAGAACGAGGAGGGCGGCCCGTTCCGGGCGAAACGGCTCGAACGGCTGCGCAGTCGCATCCGGCCGCTCGTCCTGCGCCGCACCAAGGAGAGCGTGGCGGCCGACCTCCCCGCCAAGCAGGAGCAGCTGCTGCACATCGAAATGCAGCCCGCCCATCGTGCGCTCTACGACGCGGTCCTGCAGCGCGAACGGCAGAAGGTGCTGGGCCTGCTGGATGACCTGGACCGCAACCGGTTCATCGTCTTCCGCTCCCTCACGCTGCTTCGCATGCTGAGCCTCTCGCCGGCACTGGTCGATCCGGACCACGCCGACATCGCCTCGAGCAAGCTCGATGCCCTGGTCGAGCATCTTCGGGAAGTGGCCGCCGAAGGCCACCGTGCCCTGGTGTTCAGCCAGTTCACGTCGTTCCTGGGCCAGGTCGGCGCCCGGCTCGAGCGCGAAGGACTCGCCCACGTCTTGCTGGACGGGTCGACCCGTCACAGGCAGCGCGTCATCGACGGCTTCCGAGGCGGCGAGGCTCCGGTCTTCCTGATCAGCTTGAAGGCGGGCGGGTTCGGGCTGACCCTGACCGAGGCGGACTATGTGTTCCTGCTCGACCCGTGGTGGAACCCGGCTGCCGAAGCGCAGGCGGTCGACCGCGCGCACCGCATCGGACAGACGCGGGCGGTGATGGTCTACCGGATGATCGCCACCGGCACCATCGAGGAGAAGGTCATGGCGCTGCAGCAGCGCAAGTCCCGGCTCTTCCAGGCCGTGCTGGATGACGGCGGCGCATTCGCGGGGACGCTCACCGCCGAGGACATCCGCGCACTGCTGGACGGCTGA
- a CDS encoding Rieske 2Fe-2S domain-containing protein, whose product MRITGLGHAGMFIETLGGSILCDPVIGPSFFGSWFPFPDNRGLDWERFGNADFLYVSHRHRDHFDPALMQRHVPKDIRVLLPEYPTDDLEQDLRRIGYDNIIHTQAGVPLEFGDLKLMITPLRAPSDGPIGDSSLSVDDGTASILNQNDSHPLDLEKLLGFSKPEAYFTQTSGAIWWPMVYDLPHAAKQNFAKLKRDAQNKRAMYYIEKVDAEHVFPMAGPPMFLREELFRYNGFGLEDDSIFTDSRQFLAHMAQERPDQKGYEFVAGTVVEIARGQLSVTQSLYTEAEIDRMYDDKWTYLAEQRDSRQDEIVTEEATRAAVLPPAEMLEAIREWWEPLLRRARTIRNGVGGNVRFRIGELDMVVDFPKAKVREYTGEECIYWYTIPADLVSTNIADHEIDWSNSIFLSMQFEVGRSGKFNEFLTTFLKCLSRDRIEYVENWYAEQSDQTEDAQLGEWVVQRRCPHLRADLTKTGKIEDGVLTCSLHDWKWDLASGKCLTTQGHPIRSHHIEDALFREAVAPV is encoded by the coding sequence ATGCGCATCACTGGATTGGGCCATGCCGGCATGTTCATCGAGACCCTCGGCGGCAGCATCCTGTGCGACCCCGTGATCGGGCCGTCCTTCTTCGGCTCGTGGTTCCCCTTCCCCGACAACCGCGGCCTGGACTGGGAGCGCTTCGGCAACGCCGACTTCCTGTACGTCTCGCACCGCCATCGCGATCACTTCGATCCCGCACTGATGCAGCGTCACGTACCCAAGGACATCCGGGTCCTGCTGCCCGAGTACCCGACGGACGACCTCGAGCAGGACCTGCGGCGAATCGGCTACGACAACATCATCCACACCCAGGCGGGAGTTCCCCTCGAATTCGGCGACCTGAAGCTGATGATCACGCCGCTGCGCGCGCCGAGCGACGGACCCATCGGCGACTCCTCGCTCAGCGTCGACGACGGCACCGCCAGCATCCTGAACCAGAACGACTCCCACCCCCTCGACCTCGAGAAGCTCCTCGGGTTCTCCAAGCCGGAGGCGTACTTCACGCAGACATCCGGGGCGATCTGGTGGCCCATGGTGTACGACCTGCCGCACGCGGCAAAGCAGAACTTCGCCAAGCTCAAGCGCGACGCGCAGAACAAGCGCGCGATGTACTACATCGAGAAGGTCGACGCGGAGCACGTCTTCCCCATGGCGGGTCCGCCGATGTTCCTTCGCGAAGAGCTGTTCCGCTACAACGGTTTCGGCCTCGAGGACGATTCGATCTTCACCGACTCGCGGCAGTTCCTCGCGCACATGGCGCAGGAGCGACCCGATCAGAAGGGCTACGAATTCGTCGCGGGGACCGTGGTGGAGATCGCCCGCGGCCAGCTCAGCGTGACGCAGTCCCTGTACACCGAGGCCGAGATCGACCGGATGTACGACGACAAGTGGACCTACCTCGCCGAGCAGCGCGATTCCCGCCAGGACGAGATCGTCACGGAAGAGGCGACCCGCGCCGCGGTGCTGCCGCCGGCCGAGATGCTCGAGGCGATCAGGGAGTGGTGGGAGCCGCTGCTGCGACGCGCCCGTACGATCCGCAACGGCGTCGGAGGCAATGTGCGGTTCCGGATCGGCGAGCTGGACATGGTGGTCGACTTCCCGAAGGCGAAGGTCCGCGAGTACACGGGGGAGGAGTGCATCTACTGGTACACGATCCCCGCCGACCTCGTCTCCACCAACATCGCCGACCACGAGATCGACTGGTCGAACTCGATCTTCCTCTCGATGCAGTTCGAGGTGGGGCGCAGCGGCAAGTTCAACGAGTTCCTCACGACGTTCCTGAAGTGCCTCTCGCGCGACCGGATCGAATACGTCGAGAACTGGTACGCCGAGCAGTCCGACCAGACCGAGGACGCGCAGCTGGGCGAGTGGGTCGTCCAGCGCCGCTGCCCGCACCTGCGCGCCGACCTGACCAAGACCGGCAAGATCGAGGACGGCGTCCTGACCTGCAGCCTGCACGACTGGAAGTGGGATCTCGCCTCCGGCAAGTGCCTGACGACCCAGGGCCACCCGATCCGCTCCCACCACATCGAGGACGCGCTTTTCCGCGAGGCCGTCGCGCCCGTCTAG
- the pyrR gene encoding bifunctional pyr operon transcriptional regulator/uracil phosphoribosyltransferase PyrR, with translation MSTRTVLHEADIARALTRISHEILESNKGPENLVLLGIPTRGVTLGRRIASLIGEFSGTSVPVGSIDVTMYRDDLHRNPTRAPQRTSIPAGGIDGKVVILVDDVLFSGRSIRAALDALQDIGRPAIVRLATLIDRGHRELPIRPDFVGKNLPSAADERVNVRLAEVDGEEFVTIGGTDS, from the coding sequence ATGAGCACGCGGACCGTGCTGCATGAGGCCGACATCGCCCGGGCCCTGACTCGGATCTCCCACGAGATCCTGGAGTCCAACAAAGGTCCCGAGAACCTGGTCCTCCTCGGCATCCCGACCCGTGGCGTCACCCTCGGCCGGCGCATCGCGAGCCTGATCGGCGAGTTCAGCGGCACGTCGGTGCCGGTGGGGTCCATCGACGTGACGATGTACCGCGACGACCTGCACCGCAACCCCACCCGAGCGCCCCAGCGCACCAGCATCCCCGCAGGCGGCATCGACGGGAAAGTGGTCATCCTCGTCGACGACGTGCTGTTCTCCGGACGCAGCATCCGTGCTGCGCTGGACGCGCTGCAGGACATCGGGCGCCCCGCGATCGTGCGGCTGGCGACCCTCATCGACCGGGGTCACCGCGAGCTCCCGATCCGCCCGGACTTCGTCGGCAAGAACCTGCCCAGCGCCGCCGACGAGCGGGTGAACGTGCGCCTCGCAGAGGTCGACGGCGAGGAGTTCGTCACGATCGGAGGGACCGACTCGTGA
- a CDS encoding aspartate carbamoyltransferase catalytic subunit yields the protein MRHLLETKTLSRSDAIEILDVAEDMADTQSREIKKLPTLRGRTVVNLFFEDSTRTRISFEAAAKRLSADVINFAAKGSSVSKGESLQDTAQTLQAMGADAVVIRHGASGAPRTLASSGWISAGVINAGDGTHEHPTQALLDAFTMRRRRHGAASRGKDLDGLRVTIVGDVLHSRVARSNVWLLNTLGADVTLVAPPTLVPQNVTGWPVRVLYDLDEAIAADPDALMMLRIQLERMGAAYFPSEREYARRWGLDPERLRRLSADTMVMHPGPMNRGLEISSEAADSARSTVLEQVANGVSVRMAVLYLLLAGEQSEQATTGSDEGGAR from the coding sequence GTGAGGCACCTGCTCGAGACCAAGACCCTCTCGCGCAGCGACGCGATCGAGATCCTCGATGTCGCGGAGGACATGGCGGACACCCAGTCCCGCGAGATCAAGAAGCTGCCCACGCTGCGCGGCCGGACGGTCGTGAACCTCTTCTTCGAGGACTCCACCCGTACGCGCATCTCATTCGAAGCGGCGGCCAAGCGGCTGAGCGCGGACGTCATCAACTTCGCTGCGAAGGGCTCGAGCGTCTCCAAGGGCGAGAGCCTCCAGGACACTGCGCAGACCCTCCAGGCGATGGGAGCGGACGCCGTCGTGATCCGTCACGGCGCCTCCGGCGCCCCGCGGACGCTCGCCTCGAGCGGATGGATCTCCGCGGGCGTGATCAACGCCGGCGACGGAACGCACGAACATCCCACCCAGGCCCTGCTGGACGCCTTCACGATGCGCCGTCGGCGGCACGGGGCCGCCAGCCGCGGGAAGGACCTGGACGGGCTCCGCGTGACCATCGTCGGCGACGTGCTGCACTCGCGGGTCGCCCGCTCGAACGTCTGGCTCCTGAACACCCTCGGCGCCGACGTCACCCTCGTCGCTCCGCCCACCCTGGTCCCGCAGAACGTCACGGGCTGGCCGGTGCGAGTGCTGTACGACCTCGACGAGGCGATCGCCGCGGATCCGGACGCCCTCATGATGCTGCGCATCCAGCTGGAGCGCATGGGCGCCGCCTACTTCCCGAGCGAGCGCGAGTACGCCCGCCGTTGGGGGCTGGACCCCGAGCGGTTGAGGCGGCTCTCCGCCGATACGATGGTCATGCACCCCGGGCCGATGAATCGCGGACTCGAGATCTCATCGGAGGCGGCCGACTCGGCCCGCTCGACCGTCCTCGAGCAGGTGGCCAATGGCGTGTCGGTGCGTATGGCCGTGCTGTACCTGCTGCTGGCAGGGGAGCAGAGCGAACAGGCCACCACGGGCAGCGACGAAGGAGGAGCACGATGA